AAAAAGTGgactaaaagatatcttttcgcTTGTCCAGTTGGCAAAAGTAACACACCACATGCGAATTTGCCCGCTAGTTAGTGCGCGGCGCCATCGATAGACGGCTTAACTTTCGGAAGCAAAGTGCAGCCGGTCGGTTACATAAAGACCACCCGTAGCGTTAAGacaagcaaaaattagcttcttgTTCCTGTCTGATGTGAAAGAGGACTGCCATACACtacttttatgatttactcattttaattgacCGCGAACAATTATCCGAACGAAATTAAGAACGAAATTACACTAAATTCCGCGACACAAAGACAAGAGTGACTCGACTGCGGTGTAGATTCGCGCGCAGCGAAAACTCGAACAAAGAACGAATCGCATTCACGCGTGTAGGAATGATCGGGCGAGGCCGCGGGATTACGAGGGACTCAAGATATTAATGACTCTAAAATCAGGCGAAAGAAAGTTAGTACAAAACTCGCGGTTAATCCACGATTCGCACGATCGCGAAAATCGGCGACTTTACAAATttacgctcgtctcaccaatGCTGCTCCTTGTTCGGCTCGCCTCCTCGAGATTAGGGTCGGCTCCTGCGTCCTCTTACAAGTTTGTTCTTAATTGTTCGGGACTACACATCGCTAAGACTTCCGCAGCCAAAGTGAGGATCGATCTTCGATCCCGCGGGGGTCACGCCGCGATGCGCCACACTTTGCCTAAGTAGGTCGGGCTTTTATTGGCCGTGATCCTGCAGCCTGATTCGCGTGCGACGCGTTACGTGCACTGTTGCTACACGCTTGTAGATCTTAAACGAAAAACCTGAATTTTCGTATCTTTAGCAACAGGACTGTTTGCAATTTCATCGGTGACGGCTCCGCTCCTTTTGGCTCCTCGTTGGGATTAGCGTAAGGCTCGTTCATACGTCGTACCGTCTCTGCGCCATTGGAAAGTATCTCCTCGGATCCTGCAATATAATGCAGCAGTAACATCACATTCTCACAATTGACAGTAAATTTTAAGGCAAAGTGAAGAGCGGTACGACCTGTGCGCTCCCGCTCCTAAGGGAGTCTCGGCGATTTTTCGGCAGCTCGTTTTTCCCTGCGGCTCGTCGCTTCTCAGGCGTTTTCCGGCAGGATGAGGTGTCAAGACTGTACAAATTCGGCTTTTCCCGGTCCCAACTTCCGCCACACTCGCGATACAACGcttcaacaattttaattaagcaaAAAGACAGCATACAGGACAGAAAACACGCTCTTGCACCTACTTCCGAGCGGGAAGACGCAGGACCCGCGTTAGGGCCGTTGCAGCCCTTGTGATGGCCAACAGTCCGCAGTTGTCACGTCGCAACTTCCCTTTCTTCGGGGAGGACCGAGGAGGTCTTGGCTATTGACGAACATCAACAGTGACCGATTTCTACCTGCAAATCGCCAATTGCGGACCGATATTGGACTAATTATCGTTATTTCCTTGAAAGGAAcgtagggggggggggtgcttACCGCGTCTGGCCGCTACCGCCACACTTTATGCTAAAACGTCGTGGGGGGTCTTTTTGACTTGGGAAGCATGCTACTCATCTCGTGGGAAGAATTTTTATGCCGCGGCCTACCACACTACCTTCAAACGCGCAAAACGAAAAATTGACACGGCGGAGAATTCCTCGGGGCTCCAAACTGACGAAGTAAACTCCTTTGTTTGCAATCCGCGGCTCCACCGTCGAACCATGACTCTAACATCTCACGCGCGACCTTCACCGCTACAACAAAGAAAGACAAAAGTTTTTCACCTTAATACCAccgaatttaataataataataataataataataataactattgaGTGCGTACAGTTATAAAAATGACTGAGATTATGAGCAGAATAAAAGCAAGATAGCAACAACACAGAACAGATATCAGATGGAAGCGAATTAAAGTATTTAGCGGATATGAAAGAAAAAGCAGTACGAAATTTTGAAGAACGATGCAGGGGAGTGGAAAGCAGGTCATGAAAACGCGTGGCGGGCATGTTGTCTATATGAAATTTTGAGTTTAAATGGAGGAGGTTACGAAGATAAGAAAGAGTATTTGAACGAAGAACATTGAAAACGAGACAATATAAATGAAGGATAAAAcgttgataaatatttagcCAGCCTGACCGCACATAATAAGGAGTAATATGATCGAATTTACGTATACCATATAAGAAATGTAGACATGCATTTTGAATACGTTGAATGCGCTTTAGAGTGTGCTGACTTAAGTTGGGTATGTAAACGACGTCCGCATTGAATAATGATAAGACGAAAATTTGTGTGAGGTGAAGTTTTTGACTAGTAGAAAGAATGTGTCGAAGAGGATATAGTTGACGGAGACGAGCGTATGCGGCCCTACATTTAATGGAGACATGATGTTTAAAAGACAATGAAGATTTAAAGTGCACACCAAGAATTCTAATAGAGGAAGGAGAGTTGAAGGTAACGGAATTAAGAACGAGGTTAAAGGATTGAGTACGAGACAAGGTAGAAGGAGATCCAACAAGTAACGACGCTGACTTGGAAGAATTTAGCGATAGATCATTTGATATAGCCCATTCCGCAATACACTGAAGATCGCAATTTAACAAGTTGACAATAGAGGCAGATTCAGATGCGGAAAAGGACTTGACAAGTAATACATCATTAGCGTACATGTAAATCTTAGATTCCAATGAAAATAAGGATAGGTTGTAACCGGTCGCGAGCGTTGGAAACGTAAAGATTCTAGGATAGTAAGCGTGCTCAAACCTTTGTTGTATGAAGATCGTGTCTCAGCACTGGTCACCAGCTTCTTTTACCTCCCAGAAGCAAGGAACTCTGTAATCTCTAATCTCTGTTTTTGTTTCAGGTCTCGCTGCTACCGTCGGATCACCGCCGTCTACCAGGATCGTCTCGCCCTCGCCGTCGGATCACCGCCGTCTACCAGGATTGTTCCCGTACGCAGGATATCACCAGGTAAGTAAGGTTCTATTGTAATAATCTCACTGGCTTTGCACTAatcctttctcttttattttcaggtTCACTAGGATTTCGTAGCACAGGATTCCATGCAAGAACGTCGCAGGATAGCAAGAAACTTTGAAACAGTGTATTTGTTTTTCGtaacacaataaaatttatttatcaaacttAATTCACTATAACAACTCCCCGTTCGCGTCACTTAAATTTACACTCGTGTGCGGAACTTCTTCGTCTacttttttttcgtgtattaCAATTTCCCCGAACGCGACGCTTAAATTCATAGTCGTGTCCGGTAAGTGTACTTAGTGTTCGCGAGG
This genomic window from Monomorium pharaonis isolate MP-MQ-018 chromosome 8, ASM1337386v2, whole genome shotgun sequence contains:
- the LOC105837590 gene encoding uncharacterized protein LOC105837590 isoform X5, with protein sequence MEMWYQIFLWALFSSIFVHTIAGAICFATLRQHKYGKSRCYRRITAVYQDRLALAVGSPPSTRIVPVRRISPGSLGFRSTGFHARTSQDSKKL